One region of Eubalaena glacialis isolate mEubGla1 chromosome 6, mEubGla1.1.hap2.+ XY, whole genome shotgun sequence genomic DNA includes:
- the TNK2 gene encoding activated CDC42 kinase 1 isoform X3 translates to MQPEEGTGWLLELLSEVQLQQYFLRLRDDLNVTRLSHFEYVKNEDLEKIGMGRPGQRRLWEAVKRRKAVCKRKSWMSKVFSGKRLEAEFPPHHSQSTFRKTSPTPGGPAVEGSLQSLTCLIGEKDLHLFEKLGDGSFGVVRRGEWDAPSGKTVSVAVKCLKPDVLSQPEAMDDFIREVNAMHSLDHRNLIRLYGVVLTPPMKMVTELAPLGSLLDRLRKHQGHFLLGTLSRYAVQVAEGMGYLESKRFIHRDLAARNLLLATRDLVKIGDFGLMRALPQNDDHYVMQEHRKVPFAWCAPESLKTRTFSHASDTWMFGVTLWEMFTYGQEPWIGLNGSQILHKIDKEGERLPRPEDCPQDIYNVMVQCWAHKPEDRPTFVALRDFLLEAQPTDMRALQDFEEPDKLHIQMNDVITVIEGRAENYWWRGQNTRTLCVGPFPRNVVTSVAGLSAQDISQPLQNSFIHTGHGDSDPRHCWGFPDRIDELYLGNPMDPPDLLSVELSTSRPTQHLGRVKKPTYDPVSEDQDPLSSDFKRLGLRKPGLPRGLWLAKPSARVPGTKAGRGSSEITLIDFGEEPVVPAPRPCAPSLAQLAMDACSLLDKTPPQSPSRALPRPLHPTPVVDWDARPLPPPPAYDDVAQDEDDFEVCSINSTLVSAEVSAGPSQGETNYAFVPEPARLFPPLEDNLFLPPQGGGKPPNSAQTAEIFQALQQECMRQLQVPAGSLVPSPSPVGDDKPQVPPRVPIPPRPTRPRGELSPAPSGEEEMGRWPGPASPPRVPPREPLSPQGSRTPSPLVPRGSSPLPPRLSSSPGKTMPTTQSFASDPKYATPQVIQAPGPRAGPCILPIVRDGKKVSNTHYYLLPERPPYLERYQRFLRETRSPEEPAPMPVPLLLPPPGIPAPAAPTATVRPMPQAAPDPKADFSTNTSNSGAQPPALRATARVPQRGCPGDGPEAGRPADKIQMLQAMVHGVTTEECQAALQSHSWSVQRAAQYLKVEQLFGLGLRPRGECHKVLEMFDWNLEQAGCHLLGSCGPAHHKR, encoded by the exons ATGCAGCCGGAGGAGGGCACAGGCTGGCTGCTGGAGCTGCTGTCCGAGGTGCAGCTGCAGCAATATTTCCTGCGGCTCCGCGACGACCTCAACGTTACCCGCCTGTCCCACTTTGAGTATGTCAAGAATGAGGACCTGGAGAAGATTGGCATGGGCCGGCCTG GCCAGCGGCGGCTGTGGGAGGCTGTGAAGAGGAGGAAGGCCGTGTGCAAACGCAAGTCCTGGATGAGCAAG GTGTTCAGTGGAAAGCGGCTGGAGGCTGAGTTCCCCCCTCATCACTCTCAGAGCACCTTCCGGAAGACCTCACCCACCCCCGGAGGCCCAGCAGTGGAGGGGTCCCTGCAGAGCCTCACCTGCCTCATTGGGGAGAAGGACCTGCATCTCTTTGAGAAGCTGGGAGATGGCTCCTTTGGCGTGGTGCGCAGGGGCGAGTGGGACGCCCCCTCAGGGAAGACG GTGAGTGTGGCTGTGAAGTGCCTGAAGCCTGATGTGCTGAGCCAGCCAGAGGCCATGGACGACTTCATCCGGGAGGTCAATGCCATGCACTCGCTTGACCACCGAAACCTCATTCGCCTCTACGGTGTGGTGCTCACGCCGCCCATGAAGATG GTGACAGAGCTGGCACCTCTGGGATCGTTGTTGGACAGGCTGCGCAAGCACCAGGGCCACTTCCTCCTGGGTACCCTGAGCCGCTACGCTGTGCAGGTGGCTGAGGGCATGGGCTACCTGGAGTCCAAGCGCTTTATTCACCGTGACCTGGCTGCCCGCAATCTGCTGTTGGCCACCCGTGACCTGGTCAAGATCGGAGACTTCGGGCTGATGCGAGCACTACCCCAGAATGACGACCACTACGTCATGCAGGAGCATCGCAAGGTGCCCTTTGCCTG GTGTGCCCCTGAGAGCCTGAAGACTCGCACCTTCTCCCATGCCAGCGACACCTGGATGTTTGGGGTCACTCTGTGGGAGATGTTCACCTATGGCCAGGAGCCCTGGATTGGCCTCAATGGCAGTCAG ATCCTGCATAAGATTGACAAGGAGGGGGAGCGTCTGCCCCGGCCCGAGGACTGCCCCCAGGACATCTACAATGTCATGGTTCAGTGCTGGGCTCACAAGCCAGAGGACAGACCCACCTTTGTGGCCCTGAGGGACTTCCTGCTGGAG gcccagcccactGACATGCGGGCCCTTCAGGACTTTGAGGAACCAGACAAGCTGCACATCCAGATGAACGATGTCATCACCGTCATTGAGGGGAG GGCTGAGAATTACTGGTGGCGCGGGCAGAACACTCGGACGCTGTGCGTGGGGCCCTTCCCTCGCAACGTGGTGACCTCTGTGGCCGGCCTGTCGGCCCAGGACATCAGCCAGCCCCTGCAGAACAGCTTCATTCACACAGGGCATGGTGACAGCGACCCCCGGcactgctggggcttccctgacaGGATCGATGA ACTGTATCTGGGAAACCCCATGGACCCTCCCGACCTGCTGAGTGTGGAACTGAGCACCTCCAGACCCACCCAGCATCTGGGCAGGGTGAAAA AACCAACCTACGACCCTGTGAGTGAGGACCAAGACCCCCTGTCCAGCGACTTCAAGAGGCTGGGCCTGCGGAAGCCAGGACTGCCCCGTGGGCTGTGGCTCGCGAAGCCCTCGGCCCGGGTGCCGGGCACCAAAGCGGGCCGCGGGAGCAGTGAGATCACGCTCATCGACTTCGGTGAGGAGCCCGTGGTCCCGGCCCCGCGGCCCTGTGCACCCTCACTGGCGCAGCTGGCCATGGATGCCTGCTCCTTGCTGGACAAGACCCCGCCGCAGAGCCCCTCGCGGGCGCTGCCCCGGCCCCTGCATCCCACGCCGGTGGTGGACTGGGATGCGCGCCCGCTGCCCCCGCCTCCTGCCTACGATGACGTGGCCCAGGATGAGGATGACTTTGAGGTCTGCTCCATCAACAGCACCCTAGTGAGTGCAGAGGTCTCTGCTGGGCCCAGCCAGGGCGAGACCAATTACGCCTTTGTGCCTGAGCCGGCGCGGCTCTTCCCTCCCCTGGAGGACAACCTGTTCCTCCCGCCTCAGGGTGGGGGCAAGCCGCCCAACTCAGCGCAGACCGCAGAGATCTTCCAGGCGCTGCAGCAGGAGTGCATGCGGCAGCTACAGGTCCCGGCTGGCTCTCTGGTCCCCTCGCCCAGCCCGGTGGGCGACGACAAGCCCCAGGTGCCCCCCCGTGTGCCCATCCCCCCGAGGCCCACGCGCCCACGTGGGGAGCTGTCTCCAGCCCCCTCGGGCGAGGAGGAGATGGGGCGGTGGCCTggacctgcctcccctccccgggTACCACCCCGGGAGCCCCTGTCCCCACAAGGCTCCAGGACCCCCAGCCCCTTGGTGCCACGCGGCAGCTCCCCGCTGCCACCCCGGCTCTCCAGCTCACCTGGGAAGACCATGCCCACCACCCAGAGCTTCGCCTCAGACCCCAAGTATGCCACACCCCAGGTGATCCAGGCACCTGGCCCCCGGGCTGGTCCCTGCATCTTACCCATTGTCCGCGATGGCAAGAAGGTCAGCAACACCCACTACTACCTGCTGCCTGAGCGCCCACCCTACCTGGAGCGCTACCAGCGCTTCCTGCGTGAGACCCGGAGCCCCGAAGAGCCGGCCCCCATGCCTGTGCCCCTGCTGCTGCCCCCTCCCGGCATCCCAGCTCCTGCTGCCCCCACTGCCACCGTTCGACCAATGCCTCAGGCTGCCCCAGACCCCAAGGCTGACTTCTCCACCAACACCAGTAACTCAGGGGCCCAGCCGCCAGCCCTGAGGGCCACTGCTCGGGTGCCACAGAGGGGCTGCCCCGGGGACGGGCCAGAGGCTGGACGGCCAGCAGACAAGATCCAGATG CTGCAGGCCATGGTGCATGGGGTGACCACAGAGGAGTGCCAGGCGGCCCTGCAGAGCCACAGCTGGAGCGTGCAGAGGGCTGCCCAGTATCTGAAG GTGGAGCAGCTCTTTGGTTTGGGTCTGCGGCCGCGAGGCGAGTGCCACAAAGTGCTGGAGATGTTCGACTGGAACTTGGAGCAGGCTGGCTGCCACCTGCTGGGCTCCTGCGGCCCAGCCCACCACAA
- the TNK2 gene encoding activated CDC42 kinase 1 isoform X2, with translation MPAARRFPGLELSFPLLARLRRRLYTRLGSSSMQPEEGTGWLLELLSEVQLQQYFLRLRDDLNVTRLSHFEYVKNEDLEKIGMGRPGQRRLWEAVKRRKAVCKRKSWMSKSTFRKTSPTPGGPAVEGSLQSLTCLIGEKDLHLFEKLGDGSFGVVRRGEWDAPSGKTVSVAVKCLKPDVLSQPEAMDDFIREVNAMHSLDHRNLIRLYGVVLTPPMKMVTELAPLGSLLDRLRKHQGHFLLGTLSRYAVQVAEGMGYLESKRFIHRDLAARNLLLATRDLVKIGDFGLMRALPQNDDHYVMQEHRKVPFAWCAPESLKTRTFSHASDTWMFGVTLWEMFTYGQEPWIGLNGSQILHKIDKEGERLPRPEDCPQDIYNVMVQCWAHKPEDRPTFVALRDFLLEAQPTDMRALQDFEEPDKLHIQMNDVITVIEGRAENYWWRGQNTRTLCVGPFPRNVVTSVAGLSAQDISQPLQNSFIHTGHGDSDPRHCWGFPDRIDELYLGNPMDPPDLLSVELSTSRPTQHLGRVKKPTYDPVSEDQDPLSSDFKRLGLRKPGLPRGLWLAKPSARVPGTKAGRGSSEITLIDFGEEPVVPAPRPCAPSLAQLAMDACSLLDKTPPQSPSRALPRPLHPTPVVDWDARPLPPPPAYDDVAQDEDDFEVCSINSTLVSAEVSAGPSQGETNYAFVPEPARLFPPLEDNLFLPPQGGGKPPNSAQTAEIFQALQQECMRQLQVPAGSLVPSPSPVGDDKPQVPPRVPIPPRPTRPRGELSPAPSGEEEMGRWPGPASPPRVPPREPLSPQGSRTPSPLVPRGSSPLPPRLSSSPGKTMPTTQSFASDPKYATPQVIQAPGPRAGPCILPIVRDGKKVSNTHYYLLPERPPYLERYQRFLRETRSPEEPAPMPVPLLLPPPGIPAPAAPTATVRPMPQAAPDPKADFSTNTSNSGAQPPALRATARVPQRGCPGDGPEAGRPADKIQMLQAMVHGVTTEECQAALQSHSWSVQRAAQYLKVEQLFGLGLRPRGECHKVLEMFDWNLEQAGCHLLGSCGPAHHKR, from the exons ATGCCAGCAGCTCGTCGGTTCCCTGGCCTAGagctctccttccctcttctggCCAGACTCCGGCGGAGACTCTACACA AGGCTGGGGAGCAGCAGCATGCAGCCGGAGGAGGGCACAGGCTGGCTGCTGGAGCTGCTGTCCGAGGTGCAGCTGCAGCAATATTTCCTGCGGCTCCGCGACGACCTCAACGTTACCCGCCTGTCCCACTTTGAGTATGTCAAGAATGAGGACCTGGAGAAGATTGGCATGGGCCGGCCTG GCCAGCGGCGGCTGTGGGAGGCTGTGAAGAGGAGGAAGGCCGTGTGCAAACGCAAGTCCTGGATGAGCAAG AGCACCTTCCGGAAGACCTCACCCACCCCCGGAGGCCCAGCAGTGGAGGGGTCCCTGCAGAGCCTCACCTGCCTCATTGGGGAGAAGGACCTGCATCTCTTTGAGAAGCTGGGAGATGGCTCCTTTGGCGTGGTGCGCAGGGGCGAGTGGGACGCCCCCTCAGGGAAGACG GTGAGTGTGGCTGTGAAGTGCCTGAAGCCTGATGTGCTGAGCCAGCCAGAGGCCATGGACGACTTCATCCGGGAGGTCAATGCCATGCACTCGCTTGACCACCGAAACCTCATTCGCCTCTACGGTGTGGTGCTCACGCCGCCCATGAAGATG GTGACAGAGCTGGCACCTCTGGGATCGTTGTTGGACAGGCTGCGCAAGCACCAGGGCCACTTCCTCCTGGGTACCCTGAGCCGCTACGCTGTGCAGGTGGCTGAGGGCATGGGCTACCTGGAGTCCAAGCGCTTTATTCACCGTGACCTGGCTGCCCGCAATCTGCTGTTGGCCACCCGTGACCTGGTCAAGATCGGAGACTTCGGGCTGATGCGAGCACTACCCCAGAATGACGACCACTACGTCATGCAGGAGCATCGCAAGGTGCCCTTTGCCTG GTGTGCCCCTGAGAGCCTGAAGACTCGCACCTTCTCCCATGCCAGCGACACCTGGATGTTTGGGGTCACTCTGTGGGAGATGTTCACCTATGGCCAGGAGCCCTGGATTGGCCTCAATGGCAGTCAG ATCCTGCATAAGATTGACAAGGAGGGGGAGCGTCTGCCCCGGCCCGAGGACTGCCCCCAGGACATCTACAATGTCATGGTTCAGTGCTGGGCTCACAAGCCAGAGGACAGACCCACCTTTGTGGCCCTGAGGGACTTCCTGCTGGAG gcccagcccactGACATGCGGGCCCTTCAGGACTTTGAGGAACCAGACAAGCTGCACATCCAGATGAACGATGTCATCACCGTCATTGAGGGGAG GGCTGAGAATTACTGGTGGCGCGGGCAGAACACTCGGACGCTGTGCGTGGGGCCCTTCCCTCGCAACGTGGTGACCTCTGTGGCCGGCCTGTCGGCCCAGGACATCAGCCAGCCCCTGCAGAACAGCTTCATTCACACAGGGCATGGTGACAGCGACCCCCGGcactgctggggcttccctgacaGGATCGATGA ACTGTATCTGGGAAACCCCATGGACCCTCCCGACCTGCTGAGTGTGGAACTGAGCACCTCCAGACCCACCCAGCATCTGGGCAGGGTGAAAA AACCAACCTACGACCCTGTGAGTGAGGACCAAGACCCCCTGTCCAGCGACTTCAAGAGGCTGGGCCTGCGGAAGCCAGGACTGCCCCGTGGGCTGTGGCTCGCGAAGCCCTCGGCCCGGGTGCCGGGCACCAAAGCGGGCCGCGGGAGCAGTGAGATCACGCTCATCGACTTCGGTGAGGAGCCCGTGGTCCCGGCCCCGCGGCCCTGTGCACCCTCACTGGCGCAGCTGGCCATGGATGCCTGCTCCTTGCTGGACAAGACCCCGCCGCAGAGCCCCTCGCGGGCGCTGCCCCGGCCCCTGCATCCCACGCCGGTGGTGGACTGGGATGCGCGCCCGCTGCCCCCGCCTCCTGCCTACGATGACGTGGCCCAGGATGAGGATGACTTTGAGGTCTGCTCCATCAACAGCACCCTAGTGAGTGCAGAGGTCTCTGCTGGGCCCAGCCAGGGCGAGACCAATTACGCCTTTGTGCCTGAGCCGGCGCGGCTCTTCCCTCCCCTGGAGGACAACCTGTTCCTCCCGCCTCAGGGTGGGGGCAAGCCGCCCAACTCAGCGCAGACCGCAGAGATCTTCCAGGCGCTGCAGCAGGAGTGCATGCGGCAGCTACAGGTCCCGGCTGGCTCTCTGGTCCCCTCGCCCAGCCCGGTGGGCGACGACAAGCCCCAGGTGCCCCCCCGTGTGCCCATCCCCCCGAGGCCCACGCGCCCACGTGGGGAGCTGTCTCCAGCCCCCTCGGGCGAGGAGGAGATGGGGCGGTGGCCTggacctgcctcccctccccgggTACCACCCCGGGAGCCCCTGTCCCCACAAGGCTCCAGGACCCCCAGCCCCTTGGTGCCACGCGGCAGCTCCCCGCTGCCACCCCGGCTCTCCAGCTCACCTGGGAAGACCATGCCCACCACCCAGAGCTTCGCCTCAGACCCCAAGTATGCCACACCCCAGGTGATCCAGGCACCTGGCCCCCGGGCTGGTCCCTGCATCTTACCCATTGTCCGCGATGGCAAGAAGGTCAGCAACACCCACTACTACCTGCTGCCTGAGCGCCCACCCTACCTGGAGCGCTACCAGCGCTTCCTGCGTGAGACCCGGAGCCCCGAAGAGCCGGCCCCCATGCCTGTGCCCCTGCTGCTGCCCCCTCCCGGCATCCCAGCTCCTGCTGCCCCCACTGCCACCGTTCGACCAATGCCTCAGGCTGCCCCAGACCCCAAGGCTGACTTCTCCACCAACACCAGTAACTCAGGGGCCCAGCCGCCAGCCCTGAGGGCCACTGCTCGGGTGCCACAGAGGGGCTGCCCCGGGGACGGGCCAGAGGCTGGACGGCCAGCAGACAAGATCCAGATG CTGCAGGCCATGGTGCATGGGGTGACCACAGAGGAGTGCCAGGCGGCCCTGCAGAGCCACAGCTGGAGCGTGCAGAGGGCTGCCCAGTATCTGAAG GTGGAGCAGCTCTTTGGTTTGGGTCTGCGGCCGCGAGGCGAGTGCCACAAAGTGCTGGAGATGTTCGACTGGAACTTGGAGCAGGCTGGCTGCCACCTGCTGGGCTCCTGCGGCCCAGCCCACCACAA
- the TNK2 gene encoding activated CDC42 kinase 1 isoform X1, with translation MPAARRFPGLELSFPLLARLRRRLYTRLGSSSMQPEEGTGWLLELLSEVQLQQYFLRLRDDLNVTRLSHFEYVKNEDLEKIGMGRPGQRRLWEAVKRRKAVCKRKSWMSKVFSGKRLEAEFPPHHSQSTFRKTSPTPGGPAVEGSLQSLTCLIGEKDLHLFEKLGDGSFGVVRRGEWDAPSGKTVSVAVKCLKPDVLSQPEAMDDFIREVNAMHSLDHRNLIRLYGVVLTPPMKMVTELAPLGSLLDRLRKHQGHFLLGTLSRYAVQVAEGMGYLESKRFIHRDLAARNLLLATRDLVKIGDFGLMRALPQNDDHYVMQEHRKVPFAWCAPESLKTRTFSHASDTWMFGVTLWEMFTYGQEPWIGLNGSQILHKIDKEGERLPRPEDCPQDIYNVMVQCWAHKPEDRPTFVALRDFLLEAQPTDMRALQDFEEPDKLHIQMNDVITVIEGRAENYWWRGQNTRTLCVGPFPRNVVTSVAGLSAQDISQPLQNSFIHTGHGDSDPRHCWGFPDRIDELYLGNPMDPPDLLSVELSTSRPTQHLGRVKKPTYDPVSEDQDPLSSDFKRLGLRKPGLPRGLWLAKPSARVPGTKAGRGSSEITLIDFGEEPVVPAPRPCAPSLAQLAMDACSLLDKTPPQSPSRALPRPLHPTPVVDWDARPLPPPPAYDDVAQDEDDFEVCSINSTLVSAEVSAGPSQGETNYAFVPEPARLFPPLEDNLFLPPQGGGKPPNSAQTAEIFQALQQECMRQLQVPAGSLVPSPSPVGDDKPQVPPRVPIPPRPTRPRGELSPAPSGEEEMGRWPGPASPPRVPPREPLSPQGSRTPSPLVPRGSSPLPPRLSSSPGKTMPTTQSFASDPKYATPQVIQAPGPRAGPCILPIVRDGKKVSNTHYYLLPERPPYLERYQRFLRETRSPEEPAPMPVPLLLPPPGIPAPAAPTATVRPMPQAAPDPKADFSTNTSNSGAQPPALRATARVPQRGCPGDGPEAGRPADKIQMLQAMVHGVTTEECQAALQSHSWSVQRAAQYLKVEQLFGLGLRPRGECHKVLEMFDWNLEQAGCHLLGSCGPAHHKR, from the exons ATGCCAGCAGCTCGTCGGTTCCCTGGCCTAGagctctccttccctcttctggCCAGACTCCGGCGGAGACTCTACACA AGGCTGGGGAGCAGCAGCATGCAGCCGGAGGAGGGCACAGGCTGGCTGCTGGAGCTGCTGTCCGAGGTGCAGCTGCAGCAATATTTCCTGCGGCTCCGCGACGACCTCAACGTTACCCGCCTGTCCCACTTTGAGTATGTCAAGAATGAGGACCTGGAGAAGATTGGCATGGGCCGGCCTG GCCAGCGGCGGCTGTGGGAGGCTGTGAAGAGGAGGAAGGCCGTGTGCAAACGCAAGTCCTGGATGAGCAAG GTGTTCAGTGGAAAGCGGCTGGAGGCTGAGTTCCCCCCTCATCACTCTCAGAGCACCTTCCGGAAGACCTCACCCACCCCCGGAGGCCCAGCAGTGGAGGGGTCCCTGCAGAGCCTCACCTGCCTCATTGGGGAGAAGGACCTGCATCTCTTTGAGAAGCTGGGAGATGGCTCCTTTGGCGTGGTGCGCAGGGGCGAGTGGGACGCCCCCTCAGGGAAGACG GTGAGTGTGGCTGTGAAGTGCCTGAAGCCTGATGTGCTGAGCCAGCCAGAGGCCATGGACGACTTCATCCGGGAGGTCAATGCCATGCACTCGCTTGACCACCGAAACCTCATTCGCCTCTACGGTGTGGTGCTCACGCCGCCCATGAAGATG GTGACAGAGCTGGCACCTCTGGGATCGTTGTTGGACAGGCTGCGCAAGCACCAGGGCCACTTCCTCCTGGGTACCCTGAGCCGCTACGCTGTGCAGGTGGCTGAGGGCATGGGCTACCTGGAGTCCAAGCGCTTTATTCACCGTGACCTGGCTGCCCGCAATCTGCTGTTGGCCACCCGTGACCTGGTCAAGATCGGAGACTTCGGGCTGATGCGAGCACTACCCCAGAATGACGACCACTACGTCATGCAGGAGCATCGCAAGGTGCCCTTTGCCTG GTGTGCCCCTGAGAGCCTGAAGACTCGCACCTTCTCCCATGCCAGCGACACCTGGATGTTTGGGGTCACTCTGTGGGAGATGTTCACCTATGGCCAGGAGCCCTGGATTGGCCTCAATGGCAGTCAG ATCCTGCATAAGATTGACAAGGAGGGGGAGCGTCTGCCCCGGCCCGAGGACTGCCCCCAGGACATCTACAATGTCATGGTTCAGTGCTGGGCTCACAAGCCAGAGGACAGACCCACCTTTGTGGCCCTGAGGGACTTCCTGCTGGAG gcccagcccactGACATGCGGGCCCTTCAGGACTTTGAGGAACCAGACAAGCTGCACATCCAGATGAACGATGTCATCACCGTCATTGAGGGGAG GGCTGAGAATTACTGGTGGCGCGGGCAGAACACTCGGACGCTGTGCGTGGGGCCCTTCCCTCGCAACGTGGTGACCTCTGTGGCCGGCCTGTCGGCCCAGGACATCAGCCAGCCCCTGCAGAACAGCTTCATTCACACAGGGCATGGTGACAGCGACCCCCGGcactgctggggcttccctgacaGGATCGATGA ACTGTATCTGGGAAACCCCATGGACCCTCCCGACCTGCTGAGTGTGGAACTGAGCACCTCCAGACCCACCCAGCATCTGGGCAGGGTGAAAA AACCAACCTACGACCCTGTGAGTGAGGACCAAGACCCCCTGTCCAGCGACTTCAAGAGGCTGGGCCTGCGGAAGCCAGGACTGCCCCGTGGGCTGTGGCTCGCGAAGCCCTCGGCCCGGGTGCCGGGCACCAAAGCGGGCCGCGGGAGCAGTGAGATCACGCTCATCGACTTCGGTGAGGAGCCCGTGGTCCCGGCCCCGCGGCCCTGTGCACCCTCACTGGCGCAGCTGGCCATGGATGCCTGCTCCTTGCTGGACAAGACCCCGCCGCAGAGCCCCTCGCGGGCGCTGCCCCGGCCCCTGCATCCCACGCCGGTGGTGGACTGGGATGCGCGCCCGCTGCCCCCGCCTCCTGCCTACGATGACGTGGCCCAGGATGAGGATGACTTTGAGGTCTGCTCCATCAACAGCACCCTAGTGAGTGCAGAGGTCTCTGCTGGGCCCAGCCAGGGCGAGACCAATTACGCCTTTGTGCCTGAGCCGGCGCGGCTCTTCCCTCCCCTGGAGGACAACCTGTTCCTCCCGCCTCAGGGTGGGGGCAAGCCGCCCAACTCAGCGCAGACCGCAGAGATCTTCCAGGCGCTGCAGCAGGAGTGCATGCGGCAGCTACAGGTCCCGGCTGGCTCTCTGGTCCCCTCGCCCAGCCCGGTGGGCGACGACAAGCCCCAGGTGCCCCCCCGTGTGCCCATCCCCCCGAGGCCCACGCGCCCACGTGGGGAGCTGTCTCCAGCCCCCTCGGGCGAGGAGGAGATGGGGCGGTGGCCTggacctgcctcccctccccgggTACCACCCCGGGAGCCCCTGTCCCCACAAGGCTCCAGGACCCCCAGCCCCTTGGTGCCACGCGGCAGCTCCCCGCTGCCACCCCGGCTCTCCAGCTCACCTGGGAAGACCATGCCCACCACCCAGAGCTTCGCCTCAGACCCCAAGTATGCCACACCCCAGGTGATCCAGGCACCTGGCCCCCGGGCTGGTCCCTGCATCTTACCCATTGTCCGCGATGGCAAGAAGGTCAGCAACACCCACTACTACCTGCTGCCTGAGCGCCCACCCTACCTGGAGCGCTACCAGCGCTTCCTGCGTGAGACCCGGAGCCCCGAAGAGCCGGCCCCCATGCCTGTGCCCCTGCTGCTGCCCCCTCCCGGCATCCCAGCTCCTGCTGCCCCCACTGCCACCGTTCGACCAATGCCTCAGGCTGCCCCAGACCCCAAGGCTGACTTCTCCACCAACACCAGTAACTCAGGGGCCCAGCCGCCAGCCCTGAGGGCCACTGCTCGGGTGCCACAGAGGGGCTGCCCCGGGGACGGGCCAGAGGCTGGACGGCCAGCAGACAAGATCCAGATG CTGCAGGCCATGGTGCATGGGGTGACCACAGAGGAGTGCCAGGCGGCCCTGCAGAGCCACAGCTGGAGCGTGCAGAGGGCTGCCCAGTATCTGAAG GTGGAGCAGCTCTTTGGTTTGGGTCTGCGGCCGCGAGGCGAGTGCCACAAAGTGCTGGAGATGTTCGACTGGAACTTGGAGCAGGCTGGCTGCCACCTGCTGGGCTCCTGCGGCCCAGCCCACCACAA